The Kozakia baliensis genome includes a region encoding these proteins:
- a CDS encoding phosphoribosylanthranilate isomerase: MSIGVKICGITEPASLETAIEYGADWIGFVFFPRSPRFLTPAQGADLSIRMPTNGPARVGLFVKAQDSDIQAALDEVPLDILQIYDTPSRAAEIRNRFGLPVWLAYGVSTRSDLPAYSDLDGLLIEARPQIDALRPGGNGQSFDWHLTQNWHPPAPWMLAGGLTPENVSQAIAISGAQAVDVSSGVETTPGVKSAEKIRTFIQNARSTCARSKS, translated from the coding sequence ATGAGCATCGGCGTCAAGATCTGTGGGATAACGGAACCCGCAAGCCTGGAAACCGCCATCGAATATGGCGCGGACTGGATCGGTTTTGTATTTTTCCCCCGCTCGCCGCGCTTTCTTACACCGGCTCAAGGCGCGGACCTTTCCATCCGCATGCCTACGAACGGACCGGCGCGAGTCGGATTGTTCGTCAAAGCGCAGGATTCCGACATTCAGGCCGCGCTCGATGAGGTTCCGCTCGATATTCTGCAAATTTACGATACGCCTTCCAGAGCGGCTGAAATAAGAAACCGTTTCGGTCTGCCGGTGTGGCTGGCCTACGGTGTTTCCACACGCAGCGATCTGCCCGCCTACTCCGATCTGGATGGCCTTCTGATCGAAGCCCGCCCGCAAATCGACGCCTTGCGCCCTGGCGGCAATGGTCAAAGCTTCGACTGGCATCTGACGCAAAATTGGCACCCCCCAGCCCCTTGGATGCTAGCTGGTGGCCTGACGCCCGAAAACGTTTCGCAAGCCATCGCGATAAGTGGAGCACAAGCTGTGGACGTTTCCTCCGGCGTCGAAACCACGCCGGGCGTGAAATCGGCGGAAAAAATCAGAACTTTCATTCAAAACGCTCGAAGCACTTGCGCCCGATCAAAAAGTTGA
- the pyrF gene encoding orotidine-5'-phosphate decarboxylase, which produces MKRTRLITALDTQNIDQAREWARALDGHTDAIKLGMEFTYACGLPAVAEIARDRSLFLDLKLHDIPNTVAKGLTSLAPLGASLLTVHASGGSAMLQAARAAIDEAYPEARRPCLLAVTVLTSLDQQGLHEIGIDATPREQVVRLGHMAIAVGADGLVCSAEEIAPLRDALGDKPVLVVPGIRPAGASADDQKRIMTPAQAAQAGADWIVVGRPITRAHNPAQAAAAIQDELRNA; this is translated from the coding sequence ATGAAACGCACACGCCTCATCACTGCTCTTGATACTCAAAATATCGACCAAGCCCGAGAGTGGGCGCGTGCGTTGGACGGCCATACCGACGCCATCAAGCTCGGCATGGAATTCACCTATGCTTGCGGCCTCCCCGCCGTGGCGGAAATCGCACGCGATCGCAGCTTGTTTCTTGATCTCAAGCTGCACGATATTCCCAATACGGTCGCTAAAGGTCTGACCAGCCTTGCCCCGCTCGGCGCGTCTTTGCTCACCGTTCACGCCAGCGGTGGCAGCGCCATGCTGCAAGCGGCCCGAGCGGCCATCGATGAAGCTTATCCCGAAGCGCGTCGCCCTTGCCTGCTAGCCGTAACGGTTCTGACTAGCCTCGACCAGCAAGGGCTGCACGAAATCGGAATTGACGCCACGCCGCGCGAACAAGTTGTGCGTCTAGGCCATATGGCCATCGCCGTCGGAGCCGACGGCCTTGTTTGCTCGGCGGAAGAAATCGCACCTTTACGCGATGCCCTTGGCGATAAACCCGTTCTGGTCGTGCCCGGCATCCGCCCTGCTGGTGCCAGCGCAGACGATCAAAAACGCATCATGACACCTGCGCAAGCCGCGCAAGCCGGAGCCGATTGGATCGTGGTCGGGCGGCCCATTACGCGCGCGCATAATCCAGCCCAAGCCGCTGCCGCCATTCAGGATGAATTGAGAAACGCTTAA
- a CDS encoding LapA family protein produces the protein MLRLLVIVLFLIALITFALSNPDPQPLWIVSYGWQLSIGVLVLGVGVASFLVGGLIMLIGEFRQRTRARRAEHQIRTLESQMIELHQRLDRYTNSPAPVTPPPSTTPIA, from the coding sequence ATGTTGCGCCTCCTCGTCATCGTGCTGTTTCTCATCGCTCTGATCACTTTCGCGCTCAGCAACCCGGACCCGCAGCCTCTATGGATCGTCTCTTACGGATGGCAGCTTTCCATAGGCGTTCTCGTCCTCGGCGTCGGAGTCGCGAGCTTTCTCGTCGGCGGTCTGATCATGCTGATCGGCGAATTCCGTCAGCGCACACGCGCCCGTCGGGCCGAGCATCAAATCCGCACGCTCGAATCTCAAATGATCGAATTGCATCAACGGCTGGACCGCTACACCAACTCACCAGCACCCGTTACGCCCCCGCCCTCCACGACACCGATTGCCTAA
- a CDS encoding protein-export chaperone SecB: MSEQEQFDTLGGGTQNPRKAPSLGVGNQYIRSVTFNVRGSPEVYFNLPTQPHIGLRLDVNARQIGENQPNFEVTLVAGAQGFRATPSEQTPQPDVLYDIELSYSGLFVVQNAQPQEVETLLLVEAPRLLFPSARSALLNLIREAGFPVSNIQPVDFLALWQARRGQG, from the coding sequence ATGTCGGAGCAAGAGCAGTTCGATACGTTAGGCGGCGGCACGCAGAACCCGCGGAAAGCGCCTTCTTTAGGGGTGGGTAATCAGTATATCCGTTCTGTCACGTTCAATGTGCGCGGTTCGCCCGAGGTTTATTTCAACCTTCCCACACAGCCGCATATAGGCCTGAGGTTAGACGTCAATGCTCGTCAAATCGGCGAAAACCAGCCTAATTTCGAGGTAACTCTCGTTGCCGGCGCGCAAGGCTTTCGTGCGACGCCGAGCGAGCAAACGCCACAACCCGATGTGCTCTACGATATAGAGCTATCTTATAGCGGGTTGTTCGTCGTCCAGAACGCTCAGCCGCAAGAGGTAGAAACACTTTTGCTGGTTGAAGCGCCGCGCCTGCTATTTCCATCGGCACGGAGCGCTTTGCTCAATTTGATTCGTGAGGCGGGCTTTCCGGTTAGCAATATACAGCCGGTCGATTTTCTGGCGCTTTGGCAGGCTCGTCGCGGACAGGGGTGA